One Myxococcota bacterium DNA segment encodes these proteins:
- a CDS encoding ATP-binding protein, producing MNSVLKRYLKKSGLDEQAPPPTPESWQSFLGSISQILDQSDTDRRLMEHSLEKSSGEMMALYQDLKKNSEVLLLKEGQLRQSQKMEAIGSLAGGVAHDFNNLLAVIVCYADLSCDVLNPDDPLHKNIQAILHAAKRGSDLTRQLLTFSRQQVLQPKVIEISQVIEGMKGLLTRLIGETIELTFDVPADLYAIKADPGQLEQVIMNLVVNARDAMELRGKIHIEVFNGILDEHSALKHLGANKCSPSTGIFIEVTDTGSGMTEDVKARIFEPFFSTKEKGKGTGLGLATVLGIIEQSHGGIFVDSVPGKGSTFRVFLPKTDEAVTAEAESGKLDDLRGKETILVVEDEADLLDIVSKTLRSHGYNILPASSAKLAMELTLDRPVDLLLTDVVMPEIGGAELADTMHKQWHNLKVLFMSGYTDDAVLKHGVQSSEVAFLQKPFSARGLLQKVRETLNT from the coding sequence ATGAATAGTGTTTTAAAACGTTATCTTAAAAAGTCCGGTCTGGATGAGCAGGCTCCGCCGCCGACTCCCGAGTCGTGGCAGTCCTTTTTGGGATCAATTTCTCAAATTCTGGACCAATCGGACACCGATCGACGCTTGATGGAACATTCGTTGGAAAAGTCATCTGGCGAGATGATGGCTTTGTATCAGGACTTGAAGAAAAATTCTGAAGTTTTACTCTTGAAAGAGGGCCAACTTAGACAATCTCAAAAAATGGAAGCCATTGGCTCTTTGGCTGGAGGCGTAGCGCACGATTTCAATAACTTATTGGCGGTCATCGTTTGTTATGCCGATCTCAGCTGTGATGTTTTGAATCCTGATGATCCATTACATAAAAATATTCAGGCAATTTTGCATGCGGCAAAACGTGGCAGCGATTTAACCAGGCAGCTACTAACTTTTAGTCGTCAGCAAGTTTTGCAACCAAAAGTGATCGAAATCAGCCAAGTGATTGAAGGTATGAAAGGGCTGTTGACCAGGCTGATCGGCGAAACCATTGAGCTGACATTCGATGTGCCTGCCGATCTTTACGCTATCAAAGCGGATCCCGGGCAACTTGAACAAGTTATTATGAATCTGGTTGTGAACGCCAGAGATGCCATGGAACTGCGTGGAAAGATTCATATCGAAGTTTTCAACGGCATTTTAGATGAGCATTCCGCGCTCAAACATCTTGGCGCCAATAAGTGCAGTCCTAGCACAGGCATTTTTATTGAAGTTACCGATACGGGCAGCGGCATGACTGAAGACGTGAAAGCGCGAATCTTCGAGCCATTCTTCAGCACCAAAGAAAAAGGCAAAGGGACGGGATTGGGTCTTGCCACGGTTCTTGGGATTATCGAACAAAGCCACGGAGGCATTTTCGTCGATAGCGTGCCCGGTAAGGGTAGCACCTTTAGAGTGTTTTTGCCCAAAACGGATGAGGCAGTAACAGCCGAAGCCGAAAGCGGCAAATTAGATGATCTGCGCGGTAAAGAAACCATTTTGGTCGTGGAAGATGAAGCAGATTTGCTGGATATAGTTTCCAAAACGCTGCGGTCACATGGATACAATATTCTGCCTGCGAGTTCAGCCAAATTAGCGATGGAATTAACACTTGATAGGCCAGTGGACCTATTGCTGACTGATGTGGTGATGCCAGAAATTGGTGGCGCCGAGTTGGCAGATACGATGCATAAACAATGGCACAATTTGAAAGTATTATTTATGTCTGGATATACAGACGATGCTGTTTTGAAGCATGGTGTCCAGTCTTCCGAAGTTGCTTTTCTGCAAAAGCCGTTCTCTGCCCGAGGCCTCTTGCAAAAAGTTAGGGAAACTTTGAATACATAA
- a CDS encoding FIST N-terminal domain-containing protein, whose amino-acid sequence MKLSVKRYHEKQWDGPLPSEMDSSNTLVLVFAAPCYKKDPAAIAEIYANFPNSVVAGCSTAGEIFGSQLSDESISVAIAQFESTRLRSTSFHIAMNEQSFQAGEGLARELLEDDLKAVFILSDGLCVNGSELVRGISSVLPSEIVIGGGLAGDGSAFKETWVLHDKKPSPSYVSIVGFYGQNILVRASSLGGWDVFGPERLVTKSEGNVLYELDGKPALTLYKEYLGERSAELPASALLFPLSLRSEEQGRKGLVRTVLAVDEEKNSMTFAGDIPEGSYAQLMKANFDRLVSGAAGAAEMVSKGASQSSELLAIAISCVGRRLVLGAHTEDETEAVVGVLPPQAKQVGFYSYGEISPTGTGKCDLHNQTMTITTIAEK is encoded by the coding sequence ATGAAACTATCGGTTAAGCGTTACCACGAAAAACAATGGGACGGCCCACTACCATCTGAAATGGACTCTTCAAACACTCTGGTTTTAGTTTTTGCAGCGCCTTGCTACAAAAAGGATCCGGCTGCGATCGCCGAAATATACGCCAACTTCCCGAACTCAGTTGTTGCTGGGTGCTCCACCGCGGGTGAGATATTTGGGTCGCAGTTGTCGGATGAAAGTATTTCTGTAGCCATCGCTCAGTTTGAAAGCACCCGGCTCAGATCCACGTCATTTCATATTGCCATGAATGAACAGTCTTTTCAGGCAGGCGAGGGACTGGCGCGTGAGCTCCTGGAAGACGACTTGAAGGCTGTATTTATTTTGTCCGACGGCCTGTGCGTCAACGGCAGCGAACTCGTCCGCGGTATAAGTTCCGTATTGCCCAGTGAAATAGTCATAGGAGGCGGCTTGGCAGGCGATGGGTCAGCTTTTAAAGAAACCTGGGTCCTTCATGATAAAAAGCCGAGTCCCAGCTACGTTTCTATTGTGGGTTTTTACGGTCAAAACATTTTGGTGCGGGCAAGCTCTTTAGGCGGTTGGGATGTATTTGGCCCTGAAAGACTGGTAACCAAATCTGAGGGCAATGTTCTGTATGAATTAGACGGAAAGCCCGCCTTAACATTGTACAAAGAATACTTGGGCGAGCGCTCAGCAGAGCTTCCTGCTTCTGCCTTACTGTTCCCATTATCGTTGCGCTCGGAAGAGCAAGGCCGAAAAGGTTTGGTGCGAACAGTTCTGGCGGTTGACGAAGAAAAAAATTCGATGACTTTTGCAGGCGATATCCCTGAGGGCTCTTATGCGCAGTTGATGAAGGCAAATTTTGATCGATTGGTGAGCGGCGCGGCGGGTGCTGCTGAAATGGTCTCTAAAGGTGCGTCGCAAAGCTCCGAATTGCTGGCAATTGCAATCAGTTGCGTTGGTAGAAGGCTCGTTTTAGGCGCCCATACCGAAGATGAAACGGAAGCGGTGGTTGGCGTGCTACCACCCCAAGCAAAGCAAGTTGGCTTTTATTCTTACGGAGAAATTTCGCCCACTGGGACTGGCAAATGCGATTTGCACAACCAGACCATGACGATCACCACAATTGCCGAAAAGTAA
- a CDS encoding response regulator, which translates to MVSEELSVTLNPDEAERLTEEILDVILSLSALDFSKKVQVGYEDSGFNAVAVGLNMLGQELERSVISKQALEDEVLKRTQELTIREQKYRHIFETTSVSIWEQDISKLVSAIEDLKKSGVTDIRAFLVKHPEWMGETMSLVTMVDVNGTSVSLFGAEDKNDLMANFGKLLTEETLFNFQDVVVGLAGGLLSFDFESVARTFKGVPLNIMIQIRVPPKDAILSNALVSIVNLTSQRELEQQLRQSQKMEAIGRLAGGVAHDFNNLLTVILNYGQMLMDDLTPMDPMRKRVEAILESGERAASLTQQLLAFSRKQIIAPKLMDLNAVLVRMERMLQRLLGEDVELINHANNPVWQIKADAGQVEQIVMNLAVNARDAMPSGGKLILETHNVTLDSSHQKEHSGVEPGQYVMFAISDNGCGMTEAVSARIFEPFFTTKGLGQGTGLGLSTVYGNVKQNNGFISVYSEVGHGTTFKLYFPKVIEEGTIESPIPSEVAKPEGGKETILVVEDEERVRGVAINLLSKHGYHVLEARNGGEALLICEQEKGHIDLMLTDVIMPNMNGRQLAERLKKIKPDMKVIFMSGYTDNVIAENGVLESGSAFIQKPFSAIKLLKLIRERLDMSEDTNETIG; encoded by the coding sequence ATGGTGAGTGAAGAGCTTTCGGTAACTCTAAATCCTGATGAAGCAGAGCGTCTAACGGAAGAGATCCTAGACGTTATTTTGAGTTTATCCGCTTTGGATTTTAGCAAGAAAGTTCAGGTCGGCTACGAAGACTCAGGTTTCAATGCAGTTGCCGTTGGGCTCAACATGCTTGGCCAAGAGCTTGAAAGATCCGTTATTTCTAAGCAAGCATTAGAGGATGAAGTTCTTAAGCGAACCCAAGAACTCACGATCAGAGAGCAAAAATATCGCCATATTTTTGAAACCACTTCGGTTTCGATTTGGGAGCAAGATATTTCTAAGCTGGTTTCTGCGATTGAAGATTTAAAAAAATCAGGTGTAACTGATATTAGGGCCTTTTTGGTTAAGCACCCCGAATGGATGGGGGAGACTATGTCTTTGGTGACAATGGTCGATGTGAACGGCACCTCGGTCAGCTTATTCGGCGCAGAAGACAAAAATGATTTGATGGCTAACTTTGGGAAGTTGCTCACTGAGGAAACGCTCTTTAATTTTCAGGATGTCGTTGTTGGGCTGGCGGGTGGCTTGCTTTCTTTTGATTTTGAGAGTGTGGCCAGGACCTTTAAGGGTGTTCCACTGAATATTATGATTCAGATTCGCGTGCCGCCTAAAGATGCTATTTTGTCCAACGCTTTGGTCAGTATTGTGAACTTGACCAGCCAGCGAGAGCTCGAGCAACAACTTAGGCAGTCCCAAAAAATGGAAGCCATTGGTCGTTTGGCCGGTGGGGTTGCTCATGATTTCAACAATCTACTCACAGTAATCTTGAATTATGGCCAGATGCTCATGGATGATTTGACACCGATGGACCCAATGCGCAAACGGGTCGAGGCCATCTTGGAATCCGGTGAGCGCGCTGCTTCGTTAACTCAGCAGTTATTGGCTTTCAGCCGTAAGCAAATTATCGCACCGAAATTAATGGATCTTAACGCCGTGCTGGTACGCATGGAGCGCATGTTGCAAAGACTGCTCGGAGAAGATGTTGAACTAATCAACCACGCAAACAACCCTGTGTGGCAAATAAAGGCCGATGCTGGTCAGGTTGAGCAAATCGTCATGAATTTGGCGGTCAACGCTAGAGATGCAATGCCAAGTGGCGGTAAGCTAATTTTAGAAACGCACAACGTCACGTTGGACTCAAGTCACCAAAAAGAACATTCGGGTGTTGAGCCTGGCCAATACGTGATGTTTGCCATTAGCGACAATGGCTGCGGCATGACCGAAGCGGTTTCGGCTCGCATCTTTGAGCCTTTCTTTACCACCAAAGGTTTAGGGCAAGGAACTGGCCTTGGACTGTCCACGGTGTATGGGAACGTCAAACAAAACAACGGTTTTATCTCTGTTTATAGTGAAGTGGGTCACGGCACCACGTTCAAATTATATTTCCCTAAAGTCATAGAAGAAGGAACCATTGAAAGCCCAATTCCATCTGAAGTGGCCAAGCCAGAAGGCGGCAAAGAAACGATCCTGGTGGTGGAAGATGAAGAACGCGTTCGCGGTGTAGCGATCAATCTCTTAAGCAAACATGGCTATCATGTGCTCGAAGCCCGAAATGGCGGCGAAGCCTTACTTATTTGTGAGCAAGAAAAGGGACACATCGATTTAATGCTGACCGATGTGATCATGCCAAACATGAATGGCAGGCAACTGGCGGAAAGACTTAAAAAAATCAAGCCCGACATGAAAGTAATCTTTATGTCTGGCTATACAGACAATGTGATTGCGGAAAACGGCGTGTTAGAAAGTGGTTCAGCATTTATTCAAAAACCTTTCTCCGCCATCAAATTGCTGAAACTAATTAGAGAAAGACTAGATATGTCGGAGGACACAAATGAAACTATCGGTTAA
- a CDS encoding 1-acyl-sn-glycerol-3-phosphate acyltransferase: MLSKIRYSDDQAVRVKDLGAEGVVAYVHRSKSILLHWVLQRSISQFGLPPVVFSAFKSSSKAAQLIRSLRSGLGALELFLRKPNSAWSMKKSRKRDYVRTLIRLQKSIEKPIFLVPHALVLGARSSKLRPSAVDRIFGTRGEPGFLRLLLRLMVFRRSAKWVIAEPLNLKLFLEANAGAPDEILVRKVRGVLLKRLKVLERTYYGPAAKGTARIGADTIRDNDLQSFMAGIETQTGLPKVKLQKKAQQYYSEIAARFDIDMIHLMDKVLSLVWNRIYDGIVWKASDIDKIKQASLRGPVILVPAHRSHMDYVVLSQILYWEGLMLPHVAAGDNLSFFPLGAIFRQGGAYFIRRSFKGDPLYPQVVRAYIKRLLRERFTQEFFIEGARSRSGKTMPPKLGLLSIMVDCLSKHKLSEATFIPVSISYEKLVEAGEYRLELEGADKRREGRRDLLSSLKILRKRYGRVFVNLDEPISFVEHFDVHQGEGLVKILAQRIISGINRCTVVTPVSLVAAALLGAKRRILSRAQLEWSVKKIALHVGVPKPSLEPVLEGLLQDGLIVAEQAGRRSYYRVPEKNALSLDYYKNNLIHHFVADAILATAFIVSCGTNQRKVVKKSVLQKKAYALTQIFRFEFTSPAGVPFEELFEKRMASVVEAKIMTRVQDHIRMIDSRENEEQLLFASNLLANFIDAYWICSKKLESAVLKSPSRKALVSALLDFLKEAVLSGVTDYPEIASKSLVDNALLLFEDMGLLVFEGGKARLKADKKDDLRRINQLLQECHYER; encoded by the coding sequence ATGCTAAGTAAAATCCGATATTCTGACGATCAAGCGGTGCGCGTCAAAGACTTGGGCGCTGAAGGTGTAGTTGCCTACGTACATCGTTCCAAAAGCATTTTGCTGCACTGGGTCCTGCAAAGATCGATTTCTCAATTTGGTCTGCCTCCGGTAGTTTTTTCGGCGTTTAAATCTTCTTCCAAAGCGGCTCAATTAATTCGATCGCTCCGCAGTGGCCTCGGTGCGTTGGAGCTGTTTCTCAGAAAGCCCAACAGCGCTTGGTCCATGAAAAAAAGTCGTAAGCGAGACTATGTTCGGACTTTGATTCGCCTGCAAAAAAGCATTGAAAAGCCTATATTTTTGGTGCCCCATGCTTTGGTTTTAGGCGCTCGTTCCAGTAAACTCAGGCCCTCGGCCGTTGATCGGATTTTCGGCACCAGAGGCGAGCCGGGTTTTCTGCGCCTTTTGCTTAGGTTGATGGTGTTTAGGCGCTCTGCCAAATGGGTAATTGCTGAGCCTTTAAATTTAAAACTGTTTCTTGAAGCGAATGCTGGCGCACCAGATGAAATTTTGGTTCGAAAGGTGAGAGGCGTTTTGCTCAAGCGCCTCAAAGTTTTGGAAAGAACTTATTATGGGCCAGCTGCGAAAGGCACGGCTCGCATTGGTGCGGATACAATCCGCGATAATGATTTGCAGAGTTTCATGGCCGGCATTGAAACCCAAACTGGTTTGCCCAAAGTTAAGCTGCAAAAAAAAGCGCAGCAATATTATTCAGAGATAGCGGCTCGCTTTGATATCGATATGATCCACTTGATGGATAAAGTTCTAAGTTTGGTTTGGAACCGAATTTACGATGGTATCGTTTGGAAAGCGTCGGATATTGATAAAATCAAACAAGCTTCGCTGAGAGGGCCGGTGATTTTGGTGCCTGCGCATCGAAGCCACATGGACTATGTGGTTTTAAGCCAGATTCTATATTGGGAAGGCCTGATGCTCCCCCATGTGGCTGCAGGCGATAATTTGTCGTTTTTTCCTCTGGGAGCGATATTTAGACAAGGCGGCGCTTATTTTATCCGGCGCAGTTTTAAGGGCGATCCTTTGTACCCTCAAGTGGTCAGGGCTTATATTAAAAGGCTCCTGAGAGAGCGGTTTACGCAAGAATTTTTTATCGAAGGCGCGAGAAGCCGTAGCGGTAAAACCATGCCGCCTAAGCTTGGTTTGCTGTCTATTATGGTGGACTGTTTAAGCAAGCATAAGCTTTCTGAAGCAACGTTTATCCCCGTCTCCATCTCTTATGAAAAGCTGGTAGAAGCGGGCGAATATCGCCTAGAGCTTGAAGGTGCAGATAAACGACGAGAGGGGCGCAGAGATCTGCTCAGCTCACTTAAAATCCTACGCAAACGTTATGGGCGTGTGTTTGTGAATCTAGACGAGCCTATTTCCTTTGTGGAGCATTTTGATGTTCATCAAGGCGAAGGCTTGGTGAAAATCCTAGCGCAGCGCATTATCTCGGGTATCAACCGTTGCACGGTGGTAACGCCTGTGTCTTTGGTTGCGGCGGCATTGCTTGGCGCTAAACGTCGCATTTTGTCCCGTGCTCAACTGGAGTGGTCAGTTAAAAAAATAGCGCTGCATGTAGGAGTTCCTAAGCCAAGCTTGGAGCCTGTTTTAGAAGGCTTGCTGCAAGATGGATTGATTGTGGCTGAGCAAGCGGGCAGGCGGAGCTATTATCGAGTCCCTGAAAAGAATGCGCTATCTTTGGATTATTATAAAAATAATCTCATTCACCACTTTGTGGCGGATGCCATTTTGGCCACGGCTTTTATCGTATCTTGCGGTACAAATCAGCGCAAAGTGGTTAAAAAATCGGTCTTACAGAAAAAGGCTTATGCACTTACTCAGATTTTTAGGTTTGAGTTCACTTCTCCGGCTGGAGTGCCCTTTGAAGAGCTCTTCGAAAAGCGGATGGCTTCTGTGGTTGAAGCTAAAATCATGACCCGGGTGCAAGATCATATTCGTATGATTGATTCTCGGGAGAATGAGGAGCAGCTTTTGTTCGCCTCCAATTTGCTGGCTAATTTTATCGATGCGTATTGGATATGTTCCAAAAAGCTCGAATCGGCAGTTCTTAAATCTCCAAGTCGCAAGGCTTTGGTTTCGGCGCTTTTGGATTTTCTTAAGGAAGCTGTATTAAGCGGTGTGACGGACTACCCTGAGATCGCGAGTAAATCTCTCGTAGATAACGCTTTGCTCTTATTTGAAGATATGGGTTTGCTGGTTTTCGAAGGCGGTAAAGCCAGGTTGAAGGCAGATAAAAAAGACGATCTGCGGCGCATAAATCAGCTTTTGCAAGAATGCCACTACGAAAGATAG
- a CDS encoding tetratricopeptide repeat protein yields the protein MYISVKLTYWGLAEKRNSCDFAQMNRMWIKKNQSILATVAVLFAVIVCGIPVWIHLAEKKNEVASESYYRALAAIKKDDPESLKTAQAALNQIAVKDDSKVSRLASLASAKISLQLGDAGAAAKIYEMLLTKLSPKDALRPLALVGLKTSYDVLGQSEKSKNIQAELASLGFLKAK from the coding sequence ATGTATATATCCGTAAAACTGACATATTGGGGACTTGCTGAAAAGAGGAACTCATGCGATTTTGCCCAGATGAATCGGATGTGGATTAAAAAGAACCAAAGCATTCTCGCTACTGTCGCTGTCCTTTTTGCTGTTATCGTATGCGGCATTCCTGTTTGGATTCATCTCGCTGAGAAAAAGAACGAGGTTGCATCGGAAAGCTATTATCGGGCACTGGCAGCGATCAAAAAGGACGACCCTGAAAGCTTAAAAACCGCTCAGGCCGCTCTCAATCAAATCGCCGTTAAGGACGATTCCAAGGTTTCCAGACTTGCAAGCCTGGCCTCAGCGAAGATTTCTCTCCAATTAGGCGATGCAGGCGCAGCAGCAAAAATTTACGAAATGCTACTGACTAAACTTTCTCCTAAAGATGCCCTAAGGCCTTTAGCGCTGGTTGGACTTAAAACCAGCTACGATGTCTTGGGTCAGAGCGAAAAATCCAAAAATATTCAAGCCGAACTAGCCAGCCTTGGCTTTTTGAAAGCGAAATAA
- a CDS encoding PQQ-binding-like beta-propeller repeat protein produces the protein MFLLLTLQILALEQAPKQIVAKNYCVSSLFAEPDTGCISWNRHETAGPLLDEKRQVLYIGGSDGYLHIVSPISGKVLKRIALPGSLLTTPTLLEDILLVGTNQGSVIKFDIDTWNPVWQQKLGSELTNPIVTNGNKAYVVSGVGTLHALDLETGELLWEKRHTANTLGLSMKSNPLIAGDKLVLGSDSGKLEFLDLASGAALFSLNLGDTKKPYPGIVADPVAIGSNQIAVASFNQGVFALDATTGAIRWSVPHLPNITRLALSDKSLIAAGPRYVYAIDLASQKILWKFDFKKGSPNRLIVKNGAVYLGSDSAALYVLNAASGRPLSNLGSGLGFAADFDFSSDATLFAVSTAGYLYKYGRKKT, from the coding sequence GTGTTTTTACTCCTTACATTGCAAATCCTCGCGCTCGAGCAAGCGCCCAAGCAAATCGTTGCTAAGAACTACTGCGTGTCCTCTCTCTTTGCAGAGCCGGACACTGGCTGTATTAGCTGGAATCGCCACGAAACCGCCGGGCCTCTATTAGATGAAAAACGTCAGGTTCTCTATATCGGCGGCTCTGACGGTTACCTGCATATCGTCTCCCCCATCAGCGGCAAAGTTTTAAAACGCATTGCTTTACCAGGCAGCTTACTAACCACCCCTACCCTGCTAGAAGACATTCTATTGGTTGGAACCAACCAGGGCAGCGTGATTAAGTTTGACATTGATACCTGGAATCCAGTGTGGCAGCAGAAACTGGGCAGCGAACTTACCAATCCCATCGTAACCAATGGCAACAAAGCCTACGTGGTCAGCGGTGTTGGCACCCTGCATGCATTGGATTTAGAAACAGGCGAGCTGCTCTGGGAAAAGCGGCATACCGCCAACACTTTAGGCCTGTCGATGAAATCCAATCCCTTGATAGCAGGCGACAAACTTGTTTTAGGCAGCGACAGTGGCAAACTCGAGTTCTTAGACTTGGCCAGCGGTGCCGCATTATTTAGCCTCAATTTAGGTGACACCAAAAAACCTTATCCAGGTATCGTCGCTGATCCAGTTGCGATCGGCTCGAATCAAATTGCCGTTGCATCCTTTAATCAAGGTGTGTTTGCACTAGATGCTACCACTGGTGCCATCCGTTGGTCCGTGCCCCATTTACCCAATATCACACGTTTGGCACTGAGCGATAAATCGCTAATTGCTGCGGGCCCTAGATATGTTTACGCCATCGATTTGGCGAGCCAAAAGATCCTGTGGAAATTTGATTTCAAAAAAGGCAGTCCGAATCGTTTAATCGTTAAAAATGGCGCAGTTTACCTAGGCTCAGACAGCGCTGCGTTATATGTTCTGAATGCGGCATCTGGCCGTCCACTTTCAAATTTAGGATCGGGTCTTGGCTTTGCGGCAGACTTTGATTTTTCTTCTGATGCAACCTTGTTTGCCGTCAGCACGGCGGGTTATCTTTACAAATATGGACGAAAGAAAACTTAG
- the mutT gene encoding 8-oxo-dGTP diphosphatase MutT, whose translation MDERKLRVVAALIRQGKQVLITERWPGKHMGLTWEFPGGKVEAGESDEQALKRELQEELGIEVDVGSCCFQTTYSYSNKEVHLCIYRCKITEGTPTALDVKSLEWVAGDKLGLRPFPPADMLFVQELVADRIPEESELEDSDLSFKPAMVVRRIKPSASSTYSQG comes from the coding sequence ATGGACGAAAGAAAACTTAGAGTTGTCGCAGCCTTAATCAGGCAAGGCAAACAGGTCTTAATCACCGAGCGCTGGCCTGGCAAGCACATGGGTTTGACCTGGGAATTTCCTGGCGGCAAAGTCGAAGCTGGAGAGTCCGATGAACAAGCTTTAAAGCGTGAGCTTCAAGAAGAACTTGGCATTGAAGTGGATGTGGGCTCTTGCTGTTTTCAAACCACCTACTCGTACAGTAACAAAGAAGTCCACCTATGCATCTATCGATGCAAAATCACCGAAGGAACCCCCACGGCCCTAGATGTGAAAAGCCTAGAATGGGTCGCCGGCGATAAATTAGGCCTGCGGCCTTTCCCACCTGCAGATATGCTCTTTGTGCAAGAGTTGGTGGCGGATCGAATCCCCGAAGAAAGCGAGCTTGAAGACAGCGATTTATCATTTAAGCCCGCGATGGTGGTGCGGCGTATTAAGCCAAGTGCTTCTTCAACATATTCTCAAGGGTAG
- the trxA gene encoding thioredoxin — translation MAQNVLHITDSNFETEVQASSEPFLLDFWATWCGPCLAIAPHVEALANEYAGKVRVGKLDVDQNNEIASRFGIRSIPTLILFKNGEPVDQVIGGVAKATLENMLKKHLA, via the coding sequence ATGGCACAAAACGTCCTTCATATCACAGATTCTAATTTTGAAACAGAAGTTCAGGCATCCAGCGAGCCTTTTTTATTGGATTTCTGGGCGACATGGTGTGGACCATGTTTGGCAATTGCACCGCATGTTGAAGCGTTGGCGAATGAATACGCCGGCAAAGTACGCGTGGGCAAGCTCGACGTGGACCAAAACAATGAAATCGCTTCACGTTTTGGAATTCGCTCCATTCCTACTTTAATTCTGTTCAAAAACGGTGAGCCGGTAGACCAAGTGATCGGCGGTGTCGCTAAGGCTACCCTTGAGAATATGTTGAAGAAGCACTTGGCTTAA
- the hemC gene encoding hydroxymethylbilane synthase yields MPIRIGARGSKLSRAQLHIVQTALEKAWPEIQFVTHIFETSGDLDQKSPLPEIGGKGVFTAELEQALTEGTIDLAVHSQKDLPVQNPPGLCLGAILERATPTDALISIFGHTLATLPMGGKVGTSSARRKAQLLALRPDLDIVSIRGNVDTRLKKAASLDAIVLAHAGLERLDLQKHISEEIDSARMLPAPAQGALAVQCRNETEFLTLLKPLHHEDTGKCTQAERAFLQGLGGGCSLPISALAYVEDQTIYLEGQVLNPQGTREIRLTLAGNDPIELGHELAKQALAQGAHELIGE; encoded by the coding sequence ATGCCTATTCGAATCGGAGCACGTGGATCCAAGCTGTCCCGTGCGCAATTACACATTGTCCAAACAGCTCTCGAAAAAGCCTGGCCTGAAATTCAATTTGTCACACACATATTTGAAACATCAGGCGATTTGGACCAAAAAAGTCCCTTACCCGAAATTGGTGGGAAAGGTGTCTTTACGGCAGAACTTGAACAAGCCCTTACAGAAGGCACAATCGACCTTGCCGTACACAGCCAAAAAGATTTGCCGGTCCAAAACCCGCCTGGTCTTTGCCTCGGCGCCATCCTCGAACGCGCAACGCCCACAGACGCCCTCATCAGTATCTTTGGCCACACCTTAGCCACGCTGCCCATGGGCGGCAAAGTTGGCACCAGCAGCGCCAGACGCAAAGCACAACTTTTAGCTCTAAGACCTGATCTAGACATCGTATCCATCAGAGGCAACGTTGACACACGCCTTAAAAAAGCCGCCTCGTTAGACGCCATCGTCCTAGCACACGCTGGCCTCGAGCGCTTAGATCTTCAAAAGCATATCTCCGAAGAAATCGATTCAGCTCGAATGTTACCTGCGCCCGCCCAAGGTGCTCTCGCCGTTCAATGCCGCAACGAAACCGAGTTTTTAACGCTTCTAAAGCCGCTTCATCATGAAGATACTGGTAAATGCACTCAGGCAGAGCGCGCCTTTTTACAAGGGCTAGGCGGTGGTTGCTCGCTTCCCATTTCAGCCTTGGCCTATGTTGAAGACCAAACCATTTACCTAGAAGGCCAAGTACTAAATCCGCAAGGCACACGCGAAATTCGCCTGACGCTCGCTGGCAATGATCCCATCGAACTTGGCCATGAATTAGCCAAGCAGGCTTTAGCGCAAGGAGCTCATGAGCTCATTGGCGAGTAA
- a CDS encoding uroporphyrinogen-III synthase, translating into MSSLASKCIVVTRSLSQSQTLVSCIEEAGATAFSYPCIEITFEPLPDINLQAFDWLLLTSQNNAQAFAQINLPQSLQIARIDAQRAPNSASLAGMFESMPPQRILLPQSNLADDSLQQALKASGHAVKRILSYTTQAAQSDIDLSKHSIDAVTFTSPSTVKFFLERAPNFLTVPVACIGTTTYKAALASGFQKVICAKEPSPSGLVQILEEYFA; encoded by the coding sequence ATGAGCTCATTGGCGAGTAAATGCATCGTTGTCACCCGAAGCCTCTCGCAGAGCCAAACTCTGGTATCCTGCATAGAAGAGGCGGGCGCCACCGCGTTTTCATATCCTTGTATCGAAATAACATTCGAGCCTTTGCCTGATATTAACTTACAAGCCTTTGACTGGTTATTGCTGACCAGCCAAAATAACGCGCAAGCCTTTGCACAAATCAACCTGCCTCAATCACTGCAGATCGCCCGCATTGATGCACAGCGAGCCCCCAATTCAGCCTCTTTGGCCGGCATGTTCGAGAGCATGCCACCACAGCGTATTTTGCTGCCGCAAAGCAATTTAGCGGATGATAGCTTGCAACAAGCCCTAAAAGCGTCTGGCCACGCCGTTAAGCGCATTTTGAGCTACACCACGCAGGCAGCCCAAAGCGATATCGACTTGTCAAAGCATTCCATCGATGCCGTTACTTTCACTAGTCCGTCTACGGTGAAATTTTTTCTAGAGCGCGCGCCAAACTTCCTGACCGTACCCGTTGCCTGCATTGGCACGACAACTTATAAGGCTGCTTTGGCGAGCGGCTTTCAAAAGGTTATCTGCGCTAAAGAGCCCAGCCCCAGTGGTCTCGTCCAAATTCTTGAGGAATATTTCGCATGA